One window of the Streptomyces sp. NBC_00259 genome contains the following:
- a CDS encoding PEP/pyruvate-binding domain-containing protein: protein MSIDDLELAVVPLDAPEAKDPNLTGAKAAHLARAAVAGLPVLPGFVLVPAKRAPEAPTGQKAVRGAWQALAGAHGSARAVVVRSSSVYEDTEYSSMAGRFESVLDVRGWEEFTAAVRTVLDSARQVRPLRQSPDALPGDGMAVLVQPLLTSAVGGVMFGADPVEGRTDRILVSAVRGGPDQLVDGSTQGVRYQLTRRGRLVRAEPAEARDDRLLPHRRTAPLVALAKKTEQVFGSPQDMEFGFDAEERLWLFQARPITAMATRPPRGARLLGPGPVAETLPSVLQPLEEDLWMTPMSHGLTVALDVAGAASRRRLRKVPVVTTVQGRAVADLRLLGAAPSRHPFLERLNPAPGARRAAAAWRVGRLRTALPLLAVDLMADVDRALADFPPPREMLGGQLLDAVGWGRKVLSALHAQESLAGALLDGGHGATAAGEALAELAEGRARGLQDEELVERHPVLLALLPPTLADRAPLPERFGRTALPRGVGALPVREGLRLRVRWVQEMQAQMVRELARRLGVGACELGLSRLVLLRWEELVRVARGEGLPADFAERMPRTDAGVLPDEFRLAAGVPVAEPKSGPRTPGQGSGGGFGTGTAWDGQGERPDHPVLVVRFLDPALAPLLPDLAGLVAETGSPLSHLALLAREYRIPTAVGVPGATERFPTGTPLAVDGATGAVTVCDLPRAASLPVQARQESAA, encoded by the coding sequence ATGTCAATCGACGATCTCGAACTGGCGGTCGTACCGCTGGACGCCCCTGAGGCCAAGGACCCGAACCTCACCGGCGCCAAGGCCGCGCACCTGGCCCGCGCCGCAGTGGCAGGGCTGCCCGTGCTGCCCGGCTTCGTACTGGTGCCCGCCAAGCGGGCGCCCGAGGCCCCCACCGGACAGAAAGCGGTGCGCGGCGCCTGGCAGGCGCTGGCCGGTGCACACGGTTCCGCGCGTGCGGTCGTCGTGCGCTCCTCCTCCGTGTACGAGGACACCGAGTACTCGTCGATGGCGGGGCGCTTCGAGTCGGTGCTGGACGTGCGGGGCTGGGAGGAGTTCACCGCGGCGGTGCGCACCGTGCTGGATTCCGCCCGGCAGGTGCGGCCCCTGCGGCAGTCCCCGGATGCCCTGCCGGGCGACGGGATGGCCGTGCTGGTCCAGCCCCTGCTCACGTCGGCCGTGGGAGGCGTGATGTTCGGCGCCGACCCGGTTGAGGGGCGTACCGACCGCATCCTGGTCAGCGCGGTACGCGGCGGCCCGGACCAACTGGTCGACGGCAGCACTCAAGGAGTGCGCTACCAGCTGACCAGGCGTGGCCGGCTCGTGCGGGCCGAACCGGCCGAAGCCCGCGACGACCGGCTGCTCCCGCACCGGCGAACCGCACCTCTGGTGGCGCTGGCCAAGAAGACCGAACAGGTCTTCGGCAGCCCGCAGGACATGGAGTTCGGCTTCGACGCCGAGGAACGCCTGTGGCTTTTCCAGGCTCGGCCCATCACGGCCATGGCCACGCGCCCGCCGCGCGGCGCACGGTTGCTGGGCCCCGGCCCGGTCGCCGAAACCCTCCCTTCCGTTCTCCAGCCGCTGGAGGAGGACCTGTGGATGACGCCGATGTCCCACGGCCTGACCGTGGCCCTTGACGTCGCCGGAGCGGCATCCCGGCGCCGGCTGCGCAAGGTGCCGGTGGTGACCACCGTGCAGGGTCGTGCCGTGGCCGATCTGCGGCTGTTGGGTGCGGCGCCCTCCCGCCATCCGTTCCTCGAGCGCCTCAATCCCGCGCCGGGGGCACGCCGTGCCGCGGCGGCATGGCGAGTGGGCAGGCTGCGCACCGCTCTGCCGCTGCTGGCGGTCGACCTAATGGCGGATGTGGATCGCGCGCTGGCCGACTTCCCGCCGCCTCGGGAGATGCTCGGCGGGCAGTTGCTGGACGCGGTCGGCTGGGGCCGCAAGGTGCTGTCGGCCCTGCACGCCCAGGAGTCGCTCGCCGGTGCGCTGCTCGACGGGGGACATGGCGCCACGGCCGCGGGAGAGGCGCTTGCGGAGCTGGCCGAGGGCCGCGCCCGGGGACTGCAGGATGAGGAACTGGTGGAACGCCACCCCGTTCTGCTCGCTCTGCTGCCGCCCACGCTGGCCGACCGCGCACCTCTGCCTGAGAGATTCGGGCGCACCGCGTTGCCGCGGGGTGTGGGAGCGCTGCCGGTGCGTGAGGGGCTGCGACTGCGCGTCCGCTGGGTGCAGGAGATGCAGGCCCAGATGGTGAGGGAACTGGCGCGCCGGCTCGGTGTGGGTGCCTGCGAACTCGGCCTGTCCCGCCTGGTGTTGCTGCGGTGGGAGGAACTCGTGCGGGTGGCACGGGGCGAAGGGCTTCCGGCCGACTTCGCCGAACGGATGCCGCGTACGGACGCCGGTGTGCTGCCGGACGAGTTCCGTCTGGCGGCCGGCGTTCCCGTGGCCGAGCCCAAGTCCGGTCCCCGTACGCCGGGGCAGGGGTCGGGCGGCGGCTTCGGCACCGGCACGGCCTGGGACGGCCAGGGTGAGCGCCCCGACCACCCGGTGCTGGTGGTCCGCTTCCTGGATCCCGCACTGGCTCCCCTGCTCCCGGACCTGGCCGGGCTCGTGGCGGAGACCGGCAGCCCCCTGTCCCACCTGGCTCTCCTCGCTCGCGAATACCGCATTCCCACCGCGGTCGGCGTACCGGGAGCAACCGAGCGCTTCCCCACCGGCACGCCGCTGGCCGTCGACGGCGCGACGGGCGCGGTGACCGTGTGCGACCTCCCCCGGGCCGCCTCCCTCCCGGTTCAGGCACGACAGGAGTCGGCAGCGTGA
- a CDS encoding DedA family protein, with the protein MDIDGFIEAAGWWSYAVVFAATASETSAFIGLLVPGETVILLASAIAGRGDLNVLVLAAAVVTGGITGDNLGYALGRRCARHPGRRRSRRAGRHHRHGRAQAFLGRHGGAAVFTGRFIGFVRTFLPYAAGASGMPYRRFFVYSTAASLVWGIGNVLLGYFAGAAAVEFLHSVGPIGIAVLATVTVVAYGVARLRRRRRVAPTPSRVVAYGEAKRASDQGPAHAFTHSQE; encoded by the coding sequence TTGGACATCGATGGTTTCATCGAGGCGGCCGGATGGTGGTCCTACGCTGTCGTGTTTGCCGCGACAGCCAGTGAGACCAGCGCCTTCATCGGGCTGCTGGTCCCCGGGGAGACCGTCATTCTCCTCGCGTCCGCCATCGCGGGCCGAGGCGACCTCAACGTCCTGGTCCTGGCCGCCGCAGTCGTGACCGGAGGAATCACCGGCGACAACCTCGGCTATGCGCTGGGCCGTCGGTGCGCGCGTCATCCCGGCAGACGGCGCTCACGCAGGGCCGGCCGCCATCACCGGCACGGACGGGCCCAGGCCTTCCTGGGGCGTCACGGTGGCGCGGCGGTGTTCACCGGCCGGTTCATCGGTTTCGTGCGGACCTTCCTTCCCTACGCCGCCGGCGCGTCGGGCATGCCGTACCGCCGCTTCTTCGTCTACAGCACCGCCGCGTCGCTGGTCTGGGGCATCGGCAATGTGCTGCTCGGCTACTTCGCCGGGGCTGCCGCCGTCGAGTTCCTGCACTCCGTCGGTCCGATCGGCATCGCCGTGCTCGCCACCGTGACCGTGGTGGCCTACGGCGTCGCAAGACTCCGCAGACGCCGCCGCGTCGCACCGACCCCGTCCAGGGTCGTGGCCTACGGCGAGGCCAAGCGGGCCTCCGATCAAGGGCCGGCACACGCTTTCACGCATTCACAGGAGTAG
- a CDS encoding carboxymuconolactone decarboxylase family protein → MSYHEHTDHQYAKHIRAGAPEAFKAFMAFDNQVLRGRDNAIPPKYTELMAVAVALTTQCAYCIEAHTKAAHSAGATQQELAETVMIAAALRAGGGYAHGFMAMKFFDQADKSGTDTP, encoded by the coding sequence GTGTCCTACCACGAGCACACCGACCACCAGTACGCCAAGCACATCCGCGCCGGCGCCCCCGAGGCCTTCAAGGCGTTCATGGCCTTCGACAACCAGGTCCTGCGCGGCCGGGACAACGCCATCCCGCCCAAGTACACCGAACTCATGGCCGTGGCCGTGGCACTGACCACCCAGTGCGCGTACTGCATCGAGGCTCACACCAAGGCCGCACACTCCGCAGGCGCGACCCAGCAGGAACTGGCGGAGACCGTCATGATCGCCGCCGCGCTGCGCGCGGGCGGCGGCTACGCACACGGCTTCATGGCCATGAAGTTCTTCGACCAGGCCGACAAGAGTGGCACCGACACCCCGTGA
- a CDS encoding SDR family NAD(P)-dependent oxidoreductase — translation MLSNTLDFTGQKVVVIGGTSGMGLAVARRVLDGGGSAVVTGRSETSASQAVADLTGSGHAVGLAADLFDHAAVDRLRDILTEQHADATLLVNAAGIFEPKSFLEHTQEDYDRYQAITRAFYFVTQTVAGNIIARGNKGAIVNIGGMLAHQAMAATPSSAYSVAKAGLHSLTQHLAMELAPYGIRVNTVAPAVVRTPIYEAFIPKGEIDSALDAFNTFHPLGRIGTPDDVAPTVAFLLSDQTDWVTGATWDVDGGVRAGRNQY, via the coding sequence GTGCTCAGCAACACCCTCGATTTCACCGGGCAGAAGGTCGTCGTGATCGGCGGTACCAGCGGTATGGGGCTGGCCGTCGCTCGCCGTGTCCTCGACGGTGGCGGCAGCGCCGTCGTCACCGGCCGGTCCGAGACCAGCGCTTCCCAAGCGGTGGCCGACCTGACCGGATCCGGACACGCCGTCGGTCTGGCCGCCGACCTCTTCGACCATGCTGCCGTGGACCGCCTGCGCGACATTCTGACCGAGCAGCACGCCGACGCCACCCTGCTCGTCAACGCCGCCGGCATCTTCGAGCCGAAGTCCTTCCTGGAGCACACCCAGGAGGACTACGACCGCTACCAGGCCATCACCCGGGCCTTCTACTTCGTCACCCAGACCGTCGCCGGCAACATCATCGCCCGCGGCAACAAGGGCGCCATCGTCAACATCGGCGGCATGCTGGCTCACCAGGCCATGGCCGCCACCCCCTCGTCGGCCTACTCCGTGGCCAAGGCCGGCCTGCACTCCCTCACCCAGCACCTGGCCATGGAACTCGCCCCCTACGGCATCCGGGTCAACACCGTGGCCCCCGCCGTGGTGCGGACCCCCATCTACGAGGCGTTCATCCCCAAGGGCGAGATCGACTCCGCCCTCGACGCGTTCAACACCTTCCACCCCCTCGGCCGCATCGGAACCCCCGACGACGTCGCTCCCACCGTCGCCTTCCTCCTGTCCGACCAGACCGACTGGGTCACCGGCGCCACCTGGGACGTCGACGGCGGCGTCAGGGCCGGGCGCAACCAGTACTGA